A region from the Microcella frigidaquae genome encodes:
- the aceE gene encoding pyruvate dehydrogenase (acetyl-transferring), homodimeric type has translation MTVNDQDPYSVSHIDSDPEETAEWAASLDAVVHERGAGRGRDIMLSLLKRSKELHLGVPMVPTTDYLNTIAPENEPEFPGDEEIERRYRAWIRWNAAITVHRAQRPGIAVGGHISTYASSAALYEVGHNHFFRGADHPTGGDQIFYQGHASPGMYARAYLEGRLSETQLDGFRQEKSHGGAGAGLSSYPHPRLMPDFWQFPTVSMGLGPINAIYQAQLNKYVTNRGIAEADDTQVWAFLGDGEMDEVESRGALQLAANDGLDNLNFVINCNLQRLDGPVRGNGKIIQELESFFRGAGWNVIKVIWGREWDALLEQDHEGALRDLMNRTPDGDYQTYKAESGAFIREHFFGRDPRTAAMVADYTDDQIWKLKRGGHDYRKVYAAFKAASEHKGQPTVILAKTVKGYGLGPSFEGRNATHQMKKLTLDNLKQFRDEMRIPITDAQLEADPYRPPYYHPGASDPAIEYLQERRRALGGYVPERRSKYTQVSLPDASTYEIAKKGSGKQEVATTMAFARLLKDLLKDKEFGHRIVPIIPDEARTFGMDAYFPTSKIYNPNGQHYTSVDRELLLAYKESPQGQIIHTGINEAGAVAAFTAVGTSYATHGEPLIPVYVFYSMFGFQRTGDAFWAAGDQMTRGFIIGATAGRTTLTGEGLQHADGHSPLLASTNPAVITYDPAFGYEIGHIMRAGLERMYGGSHPDPNVMYYLTVYNEPIVQPAEPEGLDVEGVLRGIYKLSTSAALGPKAQILASGVAVPWALEAQQLLADDWNVSADVWSVTSWNELRRDGLAVDEHNFLRPTEAPKVPYVTRVLQAAEGPFIGVSDFMHAVPDQIRPFVPGDYATLGADGFGFSDTRPAARRFFTIDGPSIVVRTLQQLARRGAVDPSAIPAAIEKYRLYDVTAGTTGSAGGEA, from the coding sequence GTGACGGTCAACGACCAGGATCCGTACTCGGTCAGCCACATCGACTCCGACCCGGAGGAGACCGCGGAATGGGCGGCGTCGCTCGATGCCGTGGTGCACGAGCGGGGCGCCGGCCGTGGCCGCGACATCATGCTCAGCCTGCTGAAGCGGTCGAAGGAGCTGCACCTCGGCGTACCGATGGTGCCCACCACCGACTACCTGAACACGATCGCGCCGGAGAACGAGCCCGAGTTCCCGGGCGATGAGGAGATCGAGCGCCGCTACCGCGCCTGGATCCGCTGGAACGCCGCGATCACGGTGCACCGGGCGCAGCGCCCCGGCATCGCTGTGGGCGGTCACATCTCGACCTACGCCTCGAGCGCGGCTCTCTACGAGGTCGGGCACAACCACTTCTTCCGGGGTGCCGACCACCCGACCGGCGGCGACCAGATCTTCTATCAGGGCCACGCCTCCCCCGGCATGTACGCCCGCGCCTACCTCGAGGGCCGCCTGAGCGAGACGCAGCTCGACGGGTTCCGGCAGGAGAAGTCGCACGGTGGTGCCGGCGCCGGCCTCTCGAGCTACCCGCACCCGCGGCTCATGCCCGACTTCTGGCAGTTCCCGACCGTCTCGATGGGTCTCGGCCCGATCAACGCGATCTACCAGGCGCAACTCAACAAGTACGTCACCAACCGCGGCATCGCCGAGGCCGACGACACGCAGGTCTGGGCCTTCCTCGGCGACGGCGAGATGGACGAGGTCGAGAGCCGCGGCGCCCTGCAGCTGGCCGCGAACGACGGTCTCGACAACCTGAACTTCGTCATCAACTGCAACCTGCAGCGCCTCGACGGGCCGGTGCGCGGCAACGGCAAGATCATCCAGGAGCTCGAGAGCTTCTTCCGCGGCGCCGGCTGGAACGTCATCAAGGTCATCTGGGGCCGCGAGTGGGATGCCCTGCTGGAGCAGGACCACGAGGGCGCGCTGCGCGACCTCATGAACCGCACGCCGGACGGCGACTACCAGACCTACAAGGCCGAGTCGGGCGCGTTCATCCGCGAGCACTTCTTCGGGCGCGATCCCCGCACCGCGGCGATGGTCGCCGACTACACCGACGACCAGATCTGGAAGCTCAAGCGCGGCGGCCACGACTACCGCAAGGTGTACGCGGCCTTCAAGGCGGCGAGCGAGCACAAGGGTCAGCCGACGGTGATCCTCGCGAAGACCGTCAAGGGCTACGGGCTCGGCCCGAGCTTCGAGGGGCGCAACGCGACCCACCAGATGAAGAAGCTCACGCTCGACAACCTCAAGCAGTTCCGCGACGAGATGCGCATCCCGATCACCGACGCGCAGCTCGAGGCCGACCCGTACCGCCCGCCGTACTACCACCCGGGAGCGAGTGACCCGGCGATCGAGTACCTGCAGGAGCGCCGCCGTGCGCTCGGCGGCTACGTGCCCGAGCGCCGGTCGAAGTACACCCAGGTCTCGCTGCCCGATGCCTCGACCTACGAGATCGCGAAGAAGGGCTCGGGCAAGCAGGAGGTCGCCACGACGATGGCGTTCGCGCGCCTGCTCAAGGACCTCCTGAAGGACAAGGAGTTCGGCCACCGCATCGTGCCGATCATCCCCGACGAGGCCCGCACCTTCGGCATGGACGCCTACTTCCCGACCTCGAAGATCTACAACCCGAACGGGCAGCACTACACCTCGGTCGACCGCGAGCTGCTGCTGGCCTACAAGGAGAGCCCGCAGGGGCAGATCATCCACACGGGCATCAACGAGGCGGGGGCGGTCGCCGCCTTCACGGCCGTCGGAACGAGCTACGCCACCCACGGCGAGCCGCTCATCCCGGTCTACGTCTTCTACTCGATGTTCGGCTTCCAGCGCACCGGCGACGCCTTCTGGGCCGCCGGAGACCAGATGACGCGCGGCTTCATCATCGGAGCGACCGCGGGGCGCACGACGCTGACCGGCGAGGGCCTGCAGCACGCGGATGGCCACTCACCGCTGCTCGCGAGCACCAACCCCGCCGTCATCACCTATGACCCCGCGTTCGGCTACGAGATCGGGCACATCATGCGCGCCGGCCTCGAGCGCATGTACGGCGGCAGCCACCCCGACCCGAACGTCATGTACTACCTGACGGTCTACAACGAGCCGATCGTGCAGCCGGCGGAGCCCGAGGGTCTCGACGTCGAGGGCGTGCTGCGCGGCATCTACAAGCTCTCGACCAGCGCGGCTCTCGGGCCGAAGGCGCAGATCCTCGCCTCCGGTGTCGCGGTGCCGTGGGCGCTCGAGGCGCAGCAGCTGCTGGCCGACGACTGGAACGTCTCGGCCGATGTCTGGAGCGTCACGTCGTGGAACGAGCTGCGCCGCGACGGTCTCGCCGTCGACGAGCACAACTTCCTGCGGCCGACCGAGGCGCCGAAGGTGCCGTACGTCACCCGGGTGCTGCAGGCGGCGGAAGGCCCGTTCATCGGCGTCAGCGACTTCATGCACGCCGTGCCCGACCAGATCCGGCCGTTCGTGCCCGGCGACTACGCCACGCTCGGCGCCGACGGCTTCGGCTTCAGCGACACCCGTCCGGCCGCGCGCCGCTTCTTCACGATCGACGGACCGTCGATCGTGGTGCGCACGCTGCAGCAGCTGGCACGGCGCGGGGCGGTCGACCCCAGCGCGATCCCCGCGGCGATCGAGAAGTACCGGCTCTACGACGTGACGGCCGGCACGACCGGGTCGGCGGGCGGCGAGGCGTAG
- a CDS encoding PucR family transcriptional regulator, whose translation MTKAQTLQWLRNISGELATATLKRLDDTLPWYGTMPPSRRSAVGLVAQAGITSFISWYDDPTSQPWIAADVFGAAPRELLRSVSLQQTLQLIRVVVEVVEDRVRDRDENLRHGILLYSREIAFAAADVYARAAEARGLWDARLEALVVDSILSGEYDNELPSRIAALGWNGHGEVCVLVGTTPRIVDVDQIRRTARHVDADVLIGVQGNRLVVVIGRARPRGEDEAATEPEHTFQQIAEALEPSFGAGNLVLGPEVPDVVGAGKSAKAALAGFAVARSWRNAPRPTLADDLLPERALAGDPIARGTLIGRIYKPLKAHNPELLLTLWAYLDNGRSLEATARELFVHPNTVRYRLKRISEVIGWDATGAREALILQCALIVGSIAEPEPPARR comes from the coding sequence CTGACGAAGGCGCAGACCCTGCAGTGGCTGCGCAATATCTCGGGCGAGCTGGCGACGGCGACGCTCAAGCGGCTCGACGACACCCTGCCGTGGTACGGCACCATGCCGCCCAGCCGCCGCTCGGCCGTCGGGCTCGTCGCGCAGGCCGGCATCACCTCCTTCATCAGCTGGTACGACGACCCGACGTCGCAGCCGTGGATCGCCGCCGACGTGTTCGGGGCCGCGCCCCGCGAGCTGCTGCGCTCGGTGAGCCTGCAGCAGACGCTGCAGCTGATCCGCGTGGTCGTCGAGGTGGTGGAGGACCGCGTCCGCGATCGCGACGAGAACCTGCGGCACGGCATCCTGCTCTACAGCCGCGAGATCGCATTCGCCGCCGCCGACGTCTACGCGCGCGCCGCGGAGGCGCGCGGGCTGTGGGATGCCCGTCTCGAGGCGCTCGTCGTCGACTCGATCCTCTCCGGCGAGTACGACAACGAGCTGCCCAGCCGCATCGCGGCGCTCGGCTGGAACGGGCACGGCGAGGTGTGCGTGCTGGTCGGCACGACGCCGCGGATCGTGGACGTCGACCAGATCCGGCGCACCGCCCGGCACGTGGATGCCGACGTGCTCATCGGAGTGCAGGGCAACCGCCTCGTCGTCGTCATCGGGCGGGCGCGTCCGCGGGGCGAGGACGAAGCCGCGACCGAGCCGGAGCACACCTTCCAGCAGATCGCCGAGGCGCTCGAGCCGAGCTTCGGTGCAGGCAACCTCGTGCTCGGCCCGGAGGTGCCCGACGTGGTCGGGGCGGGCAAGAGCGCGAAGGCGGCGCTCGCGGGCTTCGCCGTCGCCCGCTCGTGGCGGAACGCCCCACGGCCGACGCTCGCCGACGACCTGCTGCCCGAGCGGGCGCTCGCGGGCGACCCCATCGCCCGGGGCACTCTCATCGGGCGCATCTACAAGCCGCTCAAGGCGCACAATCCCGAGCTGCTGCTGACCCTCTGGGCCTATCTCGACAACGGCCGCAGTCTCGAGGCGACCGCCCGCGAGCTGTTCGTGCACCCCAACACGGTGCGATACCGCCTCAAGCGCATCAGCGAGGTCATCGGGTGGGACGCGACCGGAGCGCGCGAGGCGCTGATCCTGCAGTGCGCGCTCATCGTCGGGTCGATCGCCGAGCCCGAGCCGCCCGCGCGGCGCTGA
- a CDS encoding ACP S-malonyltransferase has protein sequence MIVVVAPGQGSQTPGFLDPWIADPAHRARLEQYGEAAGIDLVAHGTVSDADTIRDTAIAQPLIVAASLLSAHALLEGRRERVGAVAGHSVGEFAAAAVAGVLTDTDAVRLVRERGLAMAEAAAAVPTGMSAVLGGDEDALAARLAELGLSAANMNGAGQIVVAGELSALAALAAGPVAGSRVIPLQVAGAFHTHYMSGAVERLRTAVSEVAVGEPSIPLHTNRDGSRVASGADVVALLVGQVSSPVRWDLCMESFAAHGVTGIIELLPAGALVGLAKRALKGVPTVAVKTPDDLPAAIELLEAAA, from the coding sequence ATGATCGTCGTCGTGGCCCCCGGCCAGGGCTCCCAGACCCCCGGCTTCCTCGATCCCTGGATCGCCGACCCCGCGCACCGTGCCCGCCTCGAGCAGTACGGCGAGGCCGCCGGCATCGACCTCGTGGCGCACGGCACCGTCTCCGACGCCGACACGATCCGCGACACCGCCATCGCGCAGCCGCTCATCGTCGCGGCGAGCCTGCTGAGCGCCCACGCGCTGCTCGAGGGCCGCCGCGAGCGCGTCGGCGCCGTCGCGGGGCACTCGGTCGGCGAGTTCGCCGCCGCTGCCGTCGCGGGCGTGCTCACCGACACCGACGCCGTGCGCCTGGTGCGCGAGCGCGGCCTCGCCATGGCGGAGGCCGCCGCGGCCGTCCCCACCGGCATGAGCGCCGTGCTGGGGGGCGACGAGGATGCTCTCGCCGCGCGCCTCGCCGAGCTCGGGCTCAGCGCCGCCAACATGAACGGTGCCGGCCAGATCGTCGTCGCCGGCGAACTGTCCGCCCTCGCCGCGCTCGCGGCCGGACCGGTCGCCGGGTCGCGGGTGATCCCGCTGCAGGTCGCTGGCGCGTTCCATACGCACTACATGAGCGGTGCGGTCGAGCGCCTGCGCACGGCCGTCTCGGAGGTCGCCGTCGGCGAGCCGAGCATCCCGCTGCACACCAACCGCGACGGCTCCCGCGTCGCCTCCGGAGCCGACGTCGTCGCGCTGCTGGTCGGCCAGGTGAGCTCGCCGGTGCGCTGGGACCTCTGCATGGAGTCGTTCGCCGCGCACGGGGTCACCGGCATCATCGAGCTGCTGCCCGCCGGAGCGCTCGTCGGCCTCGCCAAGCGCGCCCTCAAGGGCGTCCCCACGGTCGCGGTCAAAACGCCCGACGATCTGCCCGCCGCCATCGAGCTTCTGGAGGCCGCCGCGTGA
- a CDS encoding IS481 family transposase, translated as MSKQEVLILAVTVQGLSYREAARIHGVSKSLVHKLHQRWLTEGEAAFTARSRAPRSQPARTPDAIRARVLQLRAQLTADGLDAGADTVCSLLAAEQVTLSRSTIWRILRSAEVIVPQPQKRPRSSWQRFTAEQPNELWQSDTTHWRLADGSEVEIIGWIDDHSRFVTHLSCHLRVTGRTVTDTFQQAAAVHGFPAATLTDNGNIFTTRFAGGLKARTSGNAFETLLALHGITQKNGKPYKPTTQGKIERFWQTLKKRLTMRPASSLEELQRELDEFVDHYNQHRPHRALNRRTPAFAYTLIPKAAPTQPDDPNIWRVRYDTIDAHGKVSLRFGNRMMHLGYGRGLARTAVIVLIHGLHAVTITPDGEVLAEHLIDPNKGYQAKT; from the coding sequence GTGAGCAAACAGGAAGTGCTGATCCTCGCCGTCACCGTGCAGGGCCTGTCCTACCGCGAAGCCGCCCGCATCCACGGGGTGTCGAAATCGCTGGTCCATAAGCTGCATCAGCGGTGGCTCACCGAGGGGGAGGCCGCGTTCACTGCTCGCTCGAGGGCACCGCGGTCGCAGCCTGCCCGCACACCCGACGCGATCCGCGCTCGCGTGCTGCAGTTGCGTGCGCAGCTCACTGCCGACGGCCTGGATGCCGGCGCCGACACAGTCTGCTCACTCCTGGCCGCCGAGCAGGTGACCCTGTCACGGTCGACGATCTGGCGCATCCTGCGCAGCGCCGAGGTGATCGTGCCGCAACCGCAGAAACGTCCCCGTTCCTCCTGGCAACGCTTCACGGCCGAGCAACCCAACGAGCTTTGGCAGTCCGACACCACCCACTGGCGCCTTGCCGACGGGTCAGAGGTGGAGATCATCGGTTGGATCGATGACCACTCCCGTTTCGTCACGCATCTGTCGTGCCACCTGCGCGTCACGGGCCGCACCGTCACTGACACCTTCCAGCAGGCGGCCGCCGTGCACGGGTTCCCCGCGGCAACGTTGACCGACAACGGCAACATCTTCACCACCCGCTTCGCCGGCGGCCTGAAGGCTCGCACCTCTGGCAATGCGTTCGAGACACTGTTGGCCCTGCACGGCATTACCCAGAAGAACGGCAAACCTTACAAGCCCACCACGCAAGGCAAGATCGAACGGTTCTGGCAGACGCTGAAGAAGCGCCTGACCATGCGGCCCGCCAGCAGCCTGGAAGAGCTGCAGCGTGAGCTGGATGAGTTCGTTGACCACTACAACCAGCACCGCCCGCACCGGGCGTTGAACCGACGCACGCCCGCCTTCGCCTACACGCTGATCCCGAAAGCAGCACCGACGCAGCCTGATGACCCAAACATCTGGCGGGTCCGCTACGACACCATCGACGCGCACGGGAAAGTCTCCCTGCGTTTCGGCAACCGCATGATGCACCTCGGCTACGGGCGAGGCTTGGCCCGCACCGCCGTGATCGTCCTCATCCACGGCCTGCACGCCGTCACAATCACCCCCGACGGCGAAGTGCTTGCCGAGCATCTGATCGACCCGAACAAGGGCTACCAAGCCAAGACGTGA
- a CDS encoding acyl carrier protein, with protein sequence MALSTEEVLAGLAELINDETGIATDSVALDKSFTDDLDIDSISMMTIVVNAEEKFDVKIPDDEVKNLTTVGDAVTFIVNASA encoded by the coding sequence ATGGCACTGTCCACCGAAGAAGTTCTCGCCGGCCTCGCCGAGCTCATCAACGACGAGACGGGCATCGCCACCGACTCGGTCGCTCTCGACAAGTCGTTCACGGACGACCTCGACATCGACTCGATCTCGATGATGACCATCGTGGTGAACGCCGAGGAGAAGTTCGACGTCAAGATCCCCGACGACGAGGTCAAGAACCTCACCACCGTCGGCGACGCCGTCACCTTCATCGTCAACGCCTCGGCCTAG
- a CDS encoding FAD-binding oxidoreductase, with product MPSSTALAPVADRVAALTERLPFLRTPADPRYDALRQPWHCAHDQHPAAIAEPASAEDVRLLVDAARQLGMRLAPQGTGHGALPLAQHRLDDVVLVRTGGLDAVIVDPSAHRVRVGSGVRWGAVVAATAPHGLAALHGSSPTVGVAGYCLGGGIGWYARALGTAANSVTALEVVTADGQLRRVDHDHDPELFWALRGGGGGLGIVTALELRLEPIADVVAGMLWWPIERTEEVLRTWLAVTRDAPDALTTSFRVMRFPALPELPDAVRGRQLVVIDGAALTDDTTAEALLAPLRALAPELDTWRRVPAATLPELHMDPIDPTPAAGHSTLLGQLDDAAVAALVAAVGPDADSALLFAELRQLGGALSRAADGAGVLARLDGDYALLLLGIAPDEAAVRRVRDEAERIIGSMTPWATGGEYLNFAEGPVETRRAYPAEAWDRLLRIRSAHDPQRMFVANHDFR from the coding sequence ATGCCCTCCTCGACCGCACTCGCACCTGTCGCCGACCGTGTCGCCGCCCTCACCGAGCGCCTGCCCTTCCTCCGCACCCCCGCCGACCCCCGGTACGACGCGCTGCGTCAGCCGTGGCACTGCGCGCACGATCAGCACCCGGCCGCGATCGCCGAACCCGCCTCCGCCGAAGACGTCCGGCTGCTCGTCGATGCCGCGCGGCAGCTCGGGATGCGGCTCGCGCCACAGGGCACGGGCCACGGAGCCCTGCCGCTCGCCCAGCACCGGCTCGACGACGTCGTGCTCGTCCGCACGGGAGGCCTCGACGCGGTCATCGTCGATCCGTCTGCCCACCGCGTGCGCGTCGGCTCCGGCGTGCGGTGGGGTGCCGTCGTCGCCGCGACGGCACCCCACGGGCTCGCCGCCCTCCACGGGTCGTCCCCGACCGTCGGCGTCGCCGGATACTGCCTCGGTGGCGGCATCGGCTGGTACGCCCGCGCGCTCGGCACGGCGGCCAACTCGGTCACCGCCCTCGAGGTCGTCACAGCCGACGGCCAGCTGCGTCGCGTCGACCACGATCACGATCCCGAGCTGTTCTGGGCCCTCCGCGGCGGCGGCGGCGGGCTCGGCATCGTGACGGCGCTCGAGCTGCGGCTCGAGCCGATCGCCGACGTCGTGGCCGGCATGCTGTGGTGGCCGATCGAGCGCACGGAGGAGGTGCTGCGCACCTGGCTCGCCGTGACCCGTGACGCGCCGGATGCCCTTACGACGTCGTTCCGGGTGATGCGCTTCCCCGCGCTCCCCGAACTGCCCGACGCCGTGCGGGGTCGGCAGCTCGTCGTGATCGACGGGGCGGCGCTCACCGATGACACGACCGCCGAGGCGCTGCTCGCTCCGCTGCGCGCTCTCGCTCCCGAACTCGACACCTGGCGGCGCGTGCCCGCCGCGACCCTCCCCGAGCTGCACATGGACCCGATCGACCCCACTCCGGCGGCGGGCCACAGCACCCTGCTCGGTCAGCTCGACGACGCGGCGGTGGCCGCACTGGTCGCCGCCGTCGGGCCCGATGCCGACTCGGCCCTGCTCTTCGCGGAGCTGCGCCAGCTCGGCGGGGCGCTCAGCCGCGCCGCCGACGGCGCGGGGGTGCTGGCGCGCCTGGACGGCGACTACGCCCTGCTGCTGCTCGGTATCGCCCCGGATGAGGCAGCGGTTCGGCGGGTGCGCGACGAGGCCGAGCGGATCATCGGCAGCATGACCCCGTGGGCCACCGGGGGCGAGTACCTGAACTTCGCCGAGGGGCCCGTCGAGACGCGCCGCGCCTACCCGGCGGAGGCGTGGGACCGCCTGCTCCGCATCCGGAGCGCGCACGACCCGCAGAGAATGTTCGTCGCGAACCACGACTTCCGCTGA
- a CDS encoding beta-ketoacyl-[acyl-carrier-protein] synthase family protein, which yields MTTIVVTGIGATSPIGGTARESWDALLRGESGARTLAYDWVAQHELPVTFAAEAKVRPEEVLERQEIKRLDPSAQYALIAAREAWADAGAPDITPERILVDYATGIGGLWTLLDAWDVLKEKGPRRVLPMTIPMLMPNAAAAAISMHLRARAGARTVVSACASGTEAIANAYEHLQLGLADIVIAGGTEAVVHPLPIAAFASMQALSKRNDDPAAASRPYDVDRDGFVLGEGAAAVVLETKEHALARGARIYAELAGGSVTSDSYHITAPDPEGSGAARAVLAALKQAGATPDEVSHINAHATSTPVGDIAEYEALKRVFGDRVSSIPVSATKASTGHLLGGTGALEAVFTILALHERTAPPTINLDNQDEAIPLDVVTSPRPLGDGPLLAISNSFGFGGHNSVVAFRTVA from the coding sequence ATGACCACCATCGTCGTCACCGGTATCGGTGCCACCTCCCCCATCGGCGGAACCGCCCGCGAGAGCTGGGACGCCCTGCTGCGCGGCGAATCGGGTGCCCGCACCCTCGCCTACGATTGGGTCGCCCAGCACGAGCTCCCCGTGACGTTCGCCGCCGAGGCGAAGGTGCGCCCCGAGGAGGTGCTCGAGCGCCAGGAAATCAAGCGGCTCGACCCCTCCGCCCAGTATGCGCTCATCGCCGCCCGCGAGGCCTGGGCCGACGCTGGCGCTCCCGACATCACCCCCGAGCGCATCCTCGTCGACTACGCCACCGGCATCGGCGGGCTCTGGACGCTGCTCGATGCGTGGGACGTGCTCAAGGAGAAGGGCCCGCGTCGGGTCCTCCCGATGACGATCCCCATGCTCATGCCGAACGCGGCCGCGGCCGCCATCAGCATGCACCTCCGCGCGCGCGCCGGGGCCCGCACTGTCGTCTCCGCGTGCGCCTCGGGCACGGAGGCGATTGCGAACGCCTACGAGCACCTGCAGCTCGGCCTCGCCGACATCGTCATCGCCGGGGGCACCGAGGCCGTCGTCCACCCCCTCCCGATCGCCGCCTTCGCGTCGATGCAGGCGCTCTCCAAGCGCAACGACGACCCTGCCGCCGCGTCGCGCCCGTATGACGTCGACCGTGACGGCTTCGTGCTCGGCGAGGGCGCCGCCGCCGTCGTGCTCGAGACGAAGGAGCACGCCCTCGCACGCGGAGCGCGCATCTACGCCGAGCTCGCCGGCGGGTCGGTCACGAGCGACTCGTACCACATCACCGCACCCGACCCCGAGGGCTCCGGCGCCGCCCGCGCCGTGCTCGCCGCCCTGAAGCAGGCCGGTGCGACGCCCGACGAGGTCTCGCACATCAACGCGCACGCCACGTCGACCCCGGTCGGCGACATCGCCGAGTACGAGGCGCTCAAGCGCGTCTTCGGCGACCGTGTCTCGAGCATCCCGGTGTCGGCCACCAAGGCATCGACCGGCCACCTGCTCGGCGGCACCGGCGCGCTCGAGGCGGTCTTCACGATCCTCGCCCTGCACGAGCGCACAGCTCCCCCGACGATCAACCTCGACAACCAGGACGAGGCGATCCCGCTCGACGTCGTGACGAGCCCGCGCCCACTCGGCGACGGCCCGCTGCTGGCGATCTCGAACTCCTTCGGCTTCGGCGGCCACAACTCGGTGGTGGCGTTCCGCACGGTCGCCTAG
- a CDS encoding peroxiredoxin, whose translation MTAPALPAVGTIAPDFSLRDQFGQDVSLSALRGTPVVLVFFPLAFTGTCTGELCELRDNLSVFADAGVRLLAISVDSTATLRVFAEREGYDFTLLADFWPHGEVARRYGAFLDEKGFATRATILVDAEGVVRAAFAVSPGEARPLAAYRAALAELQPASAG comes from the coding sequence GTGACCGCTCCCGCCCTGCCCGCAGTCGGCACCATCGCCCCCGATTTCAGCCTGCGGGACCAGTTCGGTCAGGACGTCTCACTGAGCGCTCTGCGCGGCACGCCGGTGGTGCTCGTGTTCTTCCCGCTCGCGTTCACCGGCACCTGCACGGGCGAGCTGTGCGAGCTGCGCGACAACCTCTCGGTCTTCGCCGACGCGGGGGTGCGCCTCCTCGCGATCTCAGTCGACTCGACGGCCACCCTCCGGGTCTTCGCCGAGCGCGAGGGCTACGACTTCACGCTGCTCGCCGACTTCTGGCCGCACGGCGAGGTGGCCCGCCGGTACGGGGCCTTCCTCGACGAGAAGGGCTTCGCAACGCGGGCGACGATCCTGGTGGATGCGGAGGGTGTCGTCCGTGCCGCCTTCGCGGTCTCCCCGGGCGAGGCGCGGCCGCTCGCCGCGTACCGGGCCGCGCTCGCCGAGCTGCAGCCCGCATCCGCCGGGTAA
- a CDS encoding beta-ketoacyl-ACP synthase 3, with amino-acid sequence MSTPTLHQSTGSPYTRIYAIGAARGDLTVTNDDIAGPIDSSDEWIRQRTGVITRMRASAEVQAVDLAEAAAREAIEKAGITADQIGAVIVSTISNVVQTPSLAALLADRIGATPAAAYDVSAACAGYTYGIAQADAFVRAGLARYVLVVGAEKLSDFAKPTDRTISFLLGDGAGAAIVGPADEPGISATVWGSDGSKWDAVGMDRPIKEAFDDPDGEFPTLRQEGQTVFRWAVWEMAKVAQQALDAAGVAPEQLAAFIPHQANMRIIDEFAKQLKLPESVVVARDIATTGNTSAASIPLATHRLLEEHPELSGGLALQIGFGAGLVFGAQVVRLP; translated from the coding sequence GTGAGCACGCCGACCCTGCACCAGTCCACCGGATCGCCCTACACGCGCATCTACGCCATCGGTGCCGCCCGCGGCGACCTCACCGTCACCAACGACGACATCGCCGGCCCGATCGACTCGAGCGACGAGTGGATCCGCCAGCGGACGGGCGTCATCACCCGCATGCGCGCCTCGGCCGAGGTGCAGGCCGTCGACCTCGCCGAGGCCGCGGCCCGCGAGGCGATCGAGAAGGCCGGCATCACGGCCGACCAGATCGGCGCGGTCATCGTGTCGACCATCAGCAACGTCGTGCAGACGCCCTCGCTGGCGGCGCTCCTCGCCGACCGCATCGGCGCGACCCCGGCGGCCGCCTACGACGTCTCGGCCGCCTGCGCCGGGTACACCTACGGCATCGCGCAAGCGGACGCCTTCGTGCGCGCCGGTCTCGCCCGCTACGTGCTCGTGGTCGGTGCCGAGAAGCTCAGCGACTTCGCGAAGCCGACCGACCGCACCATCTCGTTCCTCCTCGGCGACGGCGCGGGCGCCGCGATCGTCGGGCCGGCCGACGAGCCGGGTATCTCGGCGACGGTCTGGGGCTCCGACGGCTCGAAGTGGGACGCCGTCGGCATGGACCGCCCGATCAAGGAGGCCTTCGACGACCCCGACGGCGAGTTCCCGACGCTCCGCCAGGAGGGCCAGACGGTGTTCCGCTGGGCGGTGTGGGAGATGGCCAAGGTCGCGCAGCAGGCCCTGGACGCCGCGGGCGTGGCACCCGAGCAGCTCGCGGCGTTCATCCCCCACCAGGCGAACATGCGCATCATCGACGAGTTCGCCAAGCAGCTGAAGCTGCCGGAGTCCGTCGTCGTCGCGCGCGACATCGCCACCACCGGCAACACCTCGGCGGCGTCGATCCCACTCGCCACCCACCGCCTGCTCGAGGAGCACCCCGAACTCAGCGGCGGCCTCGCCCTGCAGATCGGGTTCGGGGCCGGGCTCGTCTTCGGCGCCCAGGTGGTGCGCCTGCCCTGA